One Vigna unguiculata cultivar IT97K-499-35 chromosome 11, ASM411807v1, whole genome shotgun sequence DNA window includes the following coding sequences:
- the LOC114169967 gene encoding probable transcription factor PosF21 isoform X1, with protein MERDKDNKSPPLPPSSSSSQPFSHDIVGMPDNPPKNRGHRRAHSEIITLPDDLTFDTDLPLDDDFLALVDHIHSPPLPEDDNKIIVNNNDYIGNNNDNNVRNERPRVRHQHSHSMDLSIQPEMLVSGADDVSGVDTKRAMSADKLAELALIDPKRAKRIWANRQSAARSKERKMRYISELERKVQTLQTEATSLSAQLTLLQRDTNGLNAENGELKLRLQTMEQQVHLQDALNDALKEEIQHLKLMTGQAMPNGGHTNFASFGGGQQFYPNNHAMYTLLAAQKFQQLQIQSQKQQQHQLQQQQQQFQQQQLQHQLQQQHQQHQQHQQHQQQQQQQTTATGTVTSTNGVLE; from the exons ATGGAGAGAGACAAAGACAACAAATCCCCTCCTCTGCCACCTTCATCTTCCTCGTCCCAACCTTTCAGCCATGACATCGTCGGAATGCCCGATAATCCACCCAAAAACAGGGGCCATAGACGCGCCCATTCCGAGATTATCACCCTTCCCGATGACCTCACCTTCGACACTGATCTCCCCCTCGATGACGACTTCCTCGCCCTCGTAGATCATATCCATTCCCCTCCGTTGCCTGAAGATGACAACAAAATCATCGTCAACAACAACGATTACATCGGCAACAATAACGATAACAACGTTCGTAACGAAAGGCCGAGGGTTAGACACCAGCATAGCCATTCCATGGATTTGTCCATCCAGCCGGAGATGCTGGTCTCCGGTGCCGATGACGTGTCCGGCGTGGATACCAAAAGGGCTATGTCGGCTGACAAGCTTGCTGAGCTTGCCTTAATTGATCCCAAGCGGGCTAAAAG GATATGGGCAAACCGACAGTCTGCTGCAAGATCAAAAGAAAGGAAGATGCGTTACATTTCTGAGCTTGAAAGGAAAGTGCAGACATTGCAAACAGAAGCAACATCCTTGTCTGCACAATTAACTCTCTTGCAG AGAGATACAAACGGACTAAATGCTGAAAACGGTGAGTTGAAGTTGCGTTTGCAAACAATGGAGCAACAGGTTCACTTGCAAGATG CATTAAATGATgcattaaaagaagaaattcaGCATTTGAAATTAATGACTGGACAAGCCATGCCAAATGGAGGACATACAAACTTTGCTTCATTTGGTGGTGGGCAACAATTCTATCCCAATAATCACGCCATGTACACTCTTTTGGCTGCACAAAAGTTTCAACAACTTCAAATTCAATCCCAGAAGCAGCAGCAGCATCAACTtcagcagcaacaacaacagtTTCAGCAGCAACAACTTCAGCATCAACTGCAACAGCAACACCAACAACACCAACAACACcaacaacaccaacaacaacagcaacaacaaacaACAGCAACAGGTACTGTAACATCAACAAATGGGGTTCTTGAATAG
- the LOC114170469 gene encoding protein ENHANCED DISEASE RESISTANCE 2-like, whose translation MAGPGDPMKSEWIDRIKSEGSIPLLDANNCSNGWASPPGAAFKVRGPEYFKTKVKIPAGDYLLKPIGLDWIKSSVKMGEILKHSNSRVRKVIDNEFPAGDKPFVWAFNMQLPTKDNYCVVAYFTNIEPITGDSLIEKFLKGDDDFRNSRLKMIANIVNGPWIVKRAVGEQAICVIGRALTCKFCVAENYIEVDIDIGSSMVATAIVHLAFGYITTLTVDLAFLIESQVESELPEKLLGAFRLSNLNPASARQVEPSSVSSTATLQRSLSKRLWKSIGQILLPGSQENDSTSASQNTKTVDQKNV comes from the coding sequence ATGGCCGGGCCTGGTGATCCAATGAAATCTGAATGGATAGATAGAATAAAATCTGAAGGATCCATTCCACTTCTTGATGCAAATAACTGCTCAAATGGTTGGGCTTCACCTCCTGGAGCTGCATTCAAGGTTAGAGGTCCTGAGTATTTTAAGACAAAGGTTAAGATTCCTGCTGGTGATTACCTGCTCAAGCCTATAGGACTTGATTGGATTAAAAGTTCGGTGAAAATGGGCGAGATATTGAAGCATTCAAATAGTAGAGTTAGGAAGGTCATTGATAATGAGTTTCCAGCTGGTGATAAACCTTTTGTGTGGGCCTTCAATATGCAACTCCCAACCAAGGATAATTACTGTGTGGTGGCATATTTTACCAACATAGAGCCTATTACTGGGGACTCTTTGATCGAAAAGTTCTTGAAAGGAGATGATGATTTCAGAAACTCAAGGCTTAAGATGATTGCCAACATTGTCAATGGTCCTTGGATTGTGAAAAGAGCGGTTGGGGAGCAAGCAATATGCGTAATTGGTCGTGCCCTTACCTGTAAATTTTGTGTGGCAGAGAATTACATAGAAGTAGATATTGATATTGGGTCTTCCATGGTAGCAACTGCTATAGTTCATTTGGCATTTGGTTATATCACAACTTTGACTGTTGATCTGGCTTTCCTTATTGAGAGCCAAGTTGAATCAGAGCTTCCAGAAAAACTCTTGGGTGCATTCAGGTTGTCTAACCTCAATCCTGCTTCAGCCAGACAAGTTGAGCCATCATCTGTTTCGAGCACTGCTACTTTACAAAGATCTTTATCTAAAAGATTGTGGAAGTCAATAGGACAGATTCTTCTTCCAGGTTCACAAGAAAATGACTCTACCTCTGCCTCACAAAATACTAAAACTGTTGATCAAAAAAACGTCTGA
- the LOC114168214 gene encoding RHOMBOID-like protein 13, translated as MGKPLFYEILEKPATSCIIGLCSMIWFYIQKKNIGYSQVGLSYETAVEGHYWRIITSAFSHISVIHLVFNMSALWSLGVVEQLGHLGLGVEYYLQYTLVLVIVSGVLVLAMYHLLIQRFKLEYFRRVTAVGYSCVVFGWMTILSVKQPSSKLDLFGFLSLPISFAPFESLIFTSIIVPQASFLGHLSGIVVGYAIAWGLIHGMSNYWALSLLGWIMLVFVFSLKRSGALDLSFLEIESVTDPSLPSVRFLASSTGRTLQMSALPNGNVDIV; from the coding sequence ATGGGGAAGCCTTTGTTTTACGAGATCTTGGAAAAACCTGCCACAAGTTGTATCATAGGATTATGCAGCATGATTTGGTTCTATATacagaagaaaaatattggGTATTCACAGGTGGGTTTGAGTTATGAGACCGCAGTGGAAGGGCATTATTGGAGGATAATTACTTCTGCTTTTTCTCATATTAGTGTTATTCATCTTGTTTTTAACATGAGTGCATTATGGAGTCTTGGAGTGGTAGAACAGCTTGGGCACTTAGGCCTTGGTGTTGAGTACTACTTGCAGTACACACTTGTGTTGGTTATTGTATCAGGAGTGCTGGTTTTGGCAATGTATCATTTGTTGATTCAGAGATTCAAGCTTGAGTATTTTCGTCGAGTGACAGCTGTTGGGTATTCCTGTGTTGTTTTTGGGTGGATGACAATTCTCTCTGTAAAGCAACCATCTTCAAAGTTGGATCTCTTTGGGTTTCTTTCACTTCCTATCAGTTTTGCGCCGTTTGAATCGCTTATTTTCACTTCGATCATCGTTCCTCAGGCAAGTTTTCTTGGGCATTTGTCAGGGATTGTTGTTGGATATGCTATAGCATGGGGTTTGATTCATGGCATGAGCAATTACTGGGCACTCTCCTTGTTGGGATGGATTATGCTTGTCTTTGTTTTTAGTTTGAAGAGATCTGGTGCTCTTGACCTAAGCTTTCTTGAGATTGAATCTGTTACCGATCCTTCCTTACCTTCTGTGAGGTTTTTGGCATCAAGCACTGGCAGAACACTTCAGATGAGTGCTTTGCCAAATGGAAATGTTGATATTGTCTAA
- the LOC114169967 gene encoding probable transcription factor PosF21 isoform X3, translated as MERDKDNKSPPLPPSSSSSQPFSHDIVGMPDNPPKNRGHRRAHSEIITLPDDLTFDTDLPLDDDFLALVDHIHSPPLPEDDNKIIVNNNDYIGNNNDNNVRNERPRVRHQHSHSMDLSIQPEMLVSGADDVSGVDTKRAMSADKLAELALIDPKRAKRIWANRQSAARSKERKMRYISELERKVQTLQTEATSLSAQLTLLQRDTNGLNAENGELKLRLQTMEQQVHLQDVILP; from the exons ATGGAGAGAGACAAAGACAACAAATCCCCTCCTCTGCCACCTTCATCTTCCTCGTCCCAACCTTTCAGCCATGACATCGTCGGAATGCCCGATAATCCACCCAAAAACAGGGGCCATAGACGCGCCCATTCCGAGATTATCACCCTTCCCGATGACCTCACCTTCGACACTGATCTCCCCCTCGATGACGACTTCCTCGCCCTCGTAGATCATATCCATTCCCCTCCGTTGCCTGAAGATGACAACAAAATCATCGTCAACAACAACGATTACATCGGCAACAATAACGATAACAACGTTCGTAACGAAAGGCCGAGGGTTAGACACCAGCATAGCCATTCCATGGATTTGTCCATCCAGCCGGAGATGCTGGTCTCCGGTGCCGATGACGTGTCCGGCGTGGATACCAAAAGGGCTATGTCGGCTGACAAGCTTGCTGAGCTTGCCTTAATTGATCCCAAGCGGGCTAAAAG GATATGGGCAAACCGACAGTCTGCTGCAAGATCAAAAGAAAGGAAGATGCGTTACATTTCTGAGCTTGAAAGGAAAGTGCAGACATTGCAAACAGAAGCAACATCCTTGTCTGCACAATTAACTCTCTTGCAG AGAGATACAAACGGACTAAATGCTGAAAACGGTGAGTTGAAGTTGCGTTTGCAAACAATGGAGCAACAGGTTCACTTGCAAGATG TAATTTTACCATGA
- the LOC114169967 gene encoding probable transcription factor PosF21 isoform X2, whose product MERDKDNKSPPLPPSSSSSQPFSHDIVGMPDNPPKNRGHRRAHSEIITLPDDLTFDTDLPLDDDFLALVDHIHSPPLPEDDNKIIVNNNDYIGNNNDNNVRNERPRVRHQHSHSMDLSIQPEMLVSGADDVSGVDTKRAMSADKLAELALIDPKRAKRIWANRQSAARSKERKMRYISELERKVQTLQTEATSLSAQLTLLQRDTNGLNAENGELKLRLQTMEQQVHLQDVRLPVELVHKS is encoded by the exons ATGGAGAGAGACAAAGACAACAAATCCCCTCCTCTGCCACCTTCATCTTCCTCGTCCCAACCTTTCAGCCATGACATCGTCGGAATGCCCGATAATCCACCCAAAAACAGGGGCCATAGACGCGCCCATTCCGAGATTATCACCCTTCCCGATGACCTCACCTTCGACACTGATCTCCCCCTCGATGACGACTTCCTCGCCCTCGTAGATCATATCCATTCCCCTCCGTTGCCTGAAGATGACAACAAAATCATCGTCAACAACAACGATTACATCGGCAACAATAACGATAACAACGTTCGTAACGAAAGGCCGAGGGTTAGACACCAGCATAGCCATTCCATGGATTTGTCCATCCAGCCGGAGATGCTGGTCTCCGGTGCCGATGACGTGTCCGGCGTGGATACCAAAAGGGCTATGTCGGCTGACAAGCTTGCTGAGCTTGCCTTAATTGATCCCAAGCGGGCTAAAAG GATATGGGCAAACCGACAGTCTGCTGCAAGATCAAAAGAAAGGAAGATGCGTTACATTTCTGAGCTTGAAAGGAAAGTGCAGACATTGCAAACAGAAGCAACATCCTTGTCTGCACAATTAACTCTCTTGCAG AGAGATACAAACGGACTAAATGCTGAAAACGGTGAGTTGAAGTTGCGTTTGCAAACAATGGAGCAACAGGTTCACTTGCAAGATG TTAGACTGCCCGTGGAATTAGTGCATAAGTCTTAA